The following are from one region of the Stigmatella ashevillena genome:
- a CDS encoding ATP-binding cassette domain-containing protein: MFELIGISKRFGATQALHAVDLTLAPGRTTVLIGPSGCGKSTLLRLMNGLIRPDTGQVRFEGQLLPQDEGPLLAVRRRLGYALQGGGLFPHLTAEKNVTLVAQHLRWPARRVRERLDVLVELTRFPGDALERYPSQLSGGQRQRVGLMRALMLEPAGLLLDEPLGALDPMVRAELQADLKAIFERLGKTVVLVTHDLGEAAFLGHHIVLLREGRVVQQGLLETLESIPADPFVTRFIRAQR, from the coding sequence TTGTTCGAGCTGATCGGCATCTCCAAGCGCTTCGGCGCGACGCAGGCCCTGCACGCGGTGGACCTGACGCTGGCGCCAGGGCGCACCACCGTTCTGATCGGCCCGAGTGGGTGTGGCAAGTCCACCCTGCTGCGGCTGATGAATGGCCTGATTCGTCCCGATACCGGCCAGGTGCGCTTTGAAGGCCAGTTGCTGCCTCAGGACGAGGGCCCGTTGCTGGCGGTGCGCCGCCGCCTGGGCTATGCGCTCCAGGGCGGCGGGCTCTTCCCCCATCTCACCGCGGAGAAGAACGTCACCCTGGTGGCCCAGCACTTGAGGTGGCCCGCGCGGCGGGTGCGTGAGCGGCTGGACGTGCTCGTGGAGCTGACGCGTTTTCCAGGCGACGCGCTGGAGCGGTATCCCTCACAGCTTTCGGGTGGACAGCGCCAGCGGGTCGGGCTCATGCGGGCCTTGATGTTGGAGCCGGCTGGGCTGTTGCTGGATGAGCCGTTGGGGGCGTTGGACCCGATGGTGCGCGCCGAGTTGCAAGCAGACCTGAAGGCCATTTTCGAGAGGCTGGGAAAGACGGTGGTGCTCGTCACGCATGACCTGGGGGAGGCGGCGTTCCTGGGACACCACATCGTGCTGCTGCGGGAGGGCCGGGTGGTCCAGCAGGGGCTCCTGGAGACGCTGGAGTCAATTCCCGCAGATCCCTTCGTCACCCGCTTCATCCGGGCGCAGCGGTGA
- a CDS encoding ABC transporter permease/substrate-binding protein, whose product MGPWLGACAPAPTAATAEVRVGSKKFTESVIIGEMVARLARDAGAQAVHRRELGGTTVLWEALRRGELDVYPEYTGTLRQELLVGRALRDNAALREALAAEGLRMSAPLGFNNTYALGMKESEAERLGLRRISDLRRHPELRFGLSNEFMDRADGWPALRDRYQLPQREVRGLDHDLAYRGLESGALQVTDLYSTDAEIAAYGLRVLEDDLKHFPTYDAVLLYREAWAVGAPGVLASLLRLEGQISEREMVALNARARLEHVPETRVAAEFLSRNLSVEGEVRTEGLTSRLWRRTREHVFLVTVSLVASVAVAVPLGIFVTRRARLGRLVLGLASIIQTVPSLALLVFMIPLLGIGTRPAIVALFLYGLLPIVRNTAAGFSGIAGDLRESAEALGLPPRARLWRIELPLATPSLLAGIQTAAVINVGTATLGALIGAGGYGQPILTGIRLDDTGLILEGAVPAALMALAVSALCGGLERLVVSPGLRGAPKPRR is encoded by the coding sequence ATGGGCCCTTGGCTGGGGGCGTGTGCTCCCGCGCCGACTGCGGCCACCGCCGAGGTGCGGGTGGGTTCCAAGAAGTTCACCGAGTCGGTGATCATCGGGGAGATGGTGGCGCGGCTGGCCCGGGACGCGGGCGCCCAGGCGGTCCACCGGCGCGAGCTGGGGGGCACCACTGTTCTCTGGGAAGCGCTGCGCCGGGGCGAACTGGACGTGTATCCGGAATACACGGGGACTTTGCGCCAGGAGTTGCTGGTGGGCAGGGCGCTCCGGGACAATGCCGCCCTGAGGGAGGCCCTGGCGGCGGAGGGCCTCCGCATGAGCGCCCCGCTGGGCTTCAACAACACCTATGCTCTGGGGATGAAAGAGTCCGAGGCCGAGCGCCTGGGGCTGCGGCGCATCTCGGATTTGCGGCGCCATCCAGAGTTGCGGTTCGGGCTCAGCAACGAGTTCATGGACCGCGCGGATGGCTGGCCCGCGCTGAGGGATCGCTACCAGCTTCCCCAGCGCGAGGTGCGGGGGCTGGATCATGATCTTGCCTACCGGGGACTGGAGAGCGGCGCCCTCCAGGTGACGGATCTGTACTCCACCGACGCGGAGATCGCCGCGTATGGCCTGCGCGTGCTGGAGGACGATTTGAAGCACTTTCCCACCTATGACGCCGTCCTGCTCTACCGGGAGGCGTGGGCTGTGGGAGCGCCCGGAGTGCTCGCCTCCCTGCTGCGGCTGGAAGGACAGATTTCCGAGCGAGAGATGGTGGCGCTCAACGCGCGTGCCCGGCTCGAGCATGTTCCCGAGACGCGCGTGGCCGCGGAGTTCCTCTCGCGCAACCTGAGCGTGGAAGGAGAGGTCCGGACAGAAGGGCTGACCTCCCGGCTCTGGCGCAGGACACGGGAGCACGTGTTCCTCGTGACGGTGTCCCTGGTGGCCTCGGTCGCGGTGGCGGTGCCGCTGGGCATCTTCGTGACGAGGCGGGCCCGGCTGGGACGGCTCGTGCTGGGGTTGGCGAGCATCATCCAGACGGTGCCGTCGCTGGCGCTCCTGGTGTTCATGATTCCGCTGCTCGGCATTGGAACACGGCCCGCAATCGTGGCCCTGTTCCTTTATGGGTTGCTGCCCATCGTCCGCAACACCGCGGCGGGGTTCTCGGGGATCGCCGGGGACCTGCGCGAGTCGGCGGAGGCACTGGGGTTGCCCCCCCGTGCGCGGCTGTGGCGCATCGAATTGCCCCTGGCCACTCCCTCCCTCCTGGCGGGCATCCAGACGGCCGCCGTCATCAATGTGGGGACGGCGACGCTCGGGGCGCTCATCGGGGCAGGGGGCTACGGGCAGCCCATCCTCACGGGGATTCGGTTGGATGACACGGGGCTCATCCTGGAGGGGGCCGTGCCCGCCGCACTGATGGCCTTGGCCGTCAGTGCGCTGTGCGGAGGACTCGAGCGGCTCGTGGTGTCGCCCGGGTTGAGGGGCGCTCCGAAGCCGAGGCGGTGA
- a CDS encoding glycosyl hydrolase, protein MQRIPAATPPSTPETARSRLSRLRMATLTTAMAFCLGASPALAQVSKTLSTPGPTAQAQKVYNLLADLENNSRNGGQKQTIMGQHCEAQKESFAGEYWVKVGDISGKRPGFVEFDFGPGNYTSSYSAAYVDNAVGFARDRFIYGEGIVGFSFHQSYPGASVKSWENTFRQSWMDYNWMGRVINWQANTSEYQALLRDLSFAADKLVYLQQQGVPVLFRPFHEMNKKGSASPFWWSNQDPSQYKQLWNIAHDYLVKTRGLKNLIFVWSPYEWDGTYGGDPWNYYPGNDRVDVVAVDIYHGNPYFPAAFYDGLKGYNKPRMLAENDKLPVRWGDSRYGTVSEIDSRPWVIWSVWGDSLLYNLGTQNANDWNVSSNHKAIKDTYNYYSGYWRVLTGGSGATYNWGGLR, encoded by the coding sequence ATGCAACGCATCCCCGCAGCCACCCCGCCATCCACGCCTGAAACAGCGCGCTCCCGCCTTTCGCGCCTGCGCATGGCCACCCTCACCACCGCGATGGCCTTCTGTCTGGGAGCCAGCCCCGCCCTGGCCCAGGTCTCCAAGACGCTGAGCACCCCAGGGCCCACGGCTCAGGCCCAGAAGGTCTACAACCTGCTCGCCGATCTGGAGAACAACAGCCGCAACGGCGGCCAGAAGCAGACCATCATGGGGCAGCACTGCGAGGCCCAGAAGGAGAGCTTCGCCGGGGAGTACTGGGTCAAGGTCGGGGATATCTCCGGGAAGCGGCCCGGCTTCGTGGAGTTCGACTTCGGCCCGGGCAATTACACGTCTTCCTACAGCGCGGCCTATGTGGACAACGCCGTCGGCTTCGCCCGCGACCGGTTCATCTACGGCGAAGGCATCGTCGGCTTCAGCTTCCACCAGTCCTATCCCGGCGCCTCGGTGAAGAGCTGGGAGAACACCTTCCGCCAGAGCTGGATGGACTACAACTGGATGGGCCGGGTCATCAACTGGCAGGCGAACACCTCGGAGTATCAGGCGCTCCTGAGGGACCTGTCCTTCGCCGCCGACAAGCTCGTCTATCTTCAGCAGCAGGGCGTTCCGGTGCTGTTCCGCCCGTTCCACGAGATGAACAAGAAGGGCTCTGCTTCACCGTTCTGGTGGTCCAACCAGGATCCCTCCCAGTACAAGCAGCTCTGGAACATCGCGCATGACTACCTGGTGAAGACGCGCGGACTGAAGAACCTGATCTTCGTCTGGTCCCCCTATGAGTGGGATGGAACCTATGGCGGCGATCCGTGGAACTATTACCCGGGCAATGATCGCGTGGACGTGGTGGCCGTGGACATCTACCACGGCAACCCGTACTTCCCCGCCGCCTTCTATGATGGGCTGAAGGGCTACAACAAGCCGCGCATGCTCGCGGAGAATGACAAGCTGCCGGTGCGCTGGGGAGACAGCCGCTATGGCACCGTCTCGGAGATCGACTCCCGCCCGTGGGTGATCTGGTCGGTGTGGGGCGACTCCCTCCTCTACAACCTCGGCACCCAGAACGCGAACGACTGGAACGTGTCGAGCAACCACAAGGCCATCAAGGACACGTACAACTACTACTCGGGTTATTGGCGGGTGCTCACGGGTGGCAGCGGGGCGACCTACAACTGGGGTGGGCTGCGCTAA